The following nucleotide sequence is from Synechococcus sp. KORDI-52.
CCAACCACGCAATTCTTCGTTACATTGGTCTGAGCGAAATCCGTTGGACATGGGTGAATTCGTCGAGATCGGTACTGGTGGCGTCTCTCTGGAACTGATCAGCGGCGTTTTCTGTGCCACAGCCCTTGGTGTCTACGCCTTGTTCCAACCTGATGCATCGGACGATGACGACTCCAACGGAGGCGGCGGTGGTGGTCTAATGCAGCCGATTTCCTGATCTACGGGAGGGCGTAGCTGAGATTGGCTTGACCCGGTTGGAATGTTGAACCAGCCTCCATCCTCTTGAGTTGCTTCACGAGGGTTCCTTCAGCTCTCCTGTACTGACTGTCTTTCTGGGTTCCGAGATCTTCGATTGAGAAATTCTTGATTTCTTTCTCGGTCATCGCTGCTTCGATATCAGGTTGAATCCCGTTCTTGTGAATATCTGTTCCCTTCGGAGTCAGATATTTGGCGATCGTGACTGTCAGACCTGATCCATCAGCCAATCCGCGCACAGCCTGAACAAGCCCTTTGCCAAACGTCTTCTGACCAACGAGCAGTGCACGGGAGTTGTCCTGCAGAGCACCAGAAAGGATTTCACTGGCACTGGCGGATCCCTGATCGATCAGGACAACAAGAGGTTTTTCAGTGATCGCACTGCCAGTAGCACGCCGCACGTCGCGAATTCCTTCCCGGGTGCGGGTGCTGACGATGGTGCCCTCGTTCAACCATTGCCGGGCGATGTCGACGCTGGCCTCAAGCAGACCACCAGGGTTGCTGCGCAGATCGAGCACGTAACCCTCAGCACCCTGAGACTCCAGATCCTTGATGGCCGAACGCATCTCACGGGTGGCGTTGGCATTAAATTGCTTGAGACGGATGTAGCCAACCTTGCGTCCGTTGGGCGCCGTGTTGAGCATGGCCTTCACGGCATGAATCTCAATACGCGCCCGTTTCAGCGGCACATTGAGAACCTGGCCCTTGCGCCTGAGTCCCAGAACCACATCGGTTCCCTCCGGACCTCGGATCAATTTGACGGCGTCCTCTGTCGTCATGCCTTTGGTGGATGCACCATCAATGGACACGATCACATCCTTGGGCTGAACGCCCGCTCGGGATGCAGGGGTGCCCTCAATCGGGGAGACGACGATCAGCTCCTTCGTGTCTTCGTCGAGACTGAGCTGGATCCCCACGCCCATCAGCTCTCCAGAGGTGTCAATCTGCATTTCCTTGAATTGCTTCGGGTCAAGGAAACGCGTGTAGGGGTCGTCGAGACTGGCCAACATGCCACGAATCACCTCGTAGGATTCGGACGTGCCCCCATAGGACTTGCTGAGCAGATCGCCGCGCAATCGGCGCCACGCTGACTCGTTGTACGTGCCCGTGGAATCCAGGTAGTCGCGATAGACAATCTGCCAGACCTGATCAATTACTTCTTTCGGGCTGTCTCGAATCGATCCGCCGGAAGCCGATGGCAGCGATAGCCCGGGGGAGCTAATACCCATGGCTGTAACCACACCTCCGATGCCGAGCATCACCAGCAACGGAGTCGACTGAACGACGGAACGAAGGCGTTGATTCAGGGCCATGCCCCCCTGGTCTGGTTCATCAGCCTAACGAGATCAGGAGGGGTCCACCCATCGACCGTCCTCTTTGATCAGCTGGATCAGGGCTTCAACACCCTCGGCTTCAGGCACCTTGCGGATTTCATCACGACCGCGATAAAGCGAAATCACGCCCGGGGTTTTGCCGACGTAGCCGTAATCGGCATCGGCCATTTCGCCGGGACCATTGACGATGCATCCCATCACTGCGATGTCCAGACCCGTGAGGTGGGATGTGGCGTTTCGAACCTTGTGCAACACCTCCTCGAGATTGAACAGGGTGCGACCGCAGCTGGGGCAGGCGACGTACTCGACCATGGTCTTGCGCAGACCCAGGGATTGAAGAATCGAGTAACAAACCGGGATCTCCTTCTCAGGGGCCTCCGTCAATGAAACCCGCAAGGTGTCTCCCAACCCATCGGCCAGCAGGGTGGCGATGCCTGCGGTGCTCTTGATCCGGCCGTAATCACCATCACCGGCTTCGGTCACGCCAAGGTGAAGTGGGTAGTTGAAACCTTCCTTGTCCATCGTGTCCGCCATCAGGCGGTAGGCCGCGAGCATCACCGGAGCCCGCGAGGCCTTCATCGAGATCAGGATGTTGTGGAAATCAAGCTCATGGCAGATGCGCACAAATTCCATCGCTGATTCGACCATCCCCTCAGGCGTGTCGCCGTAGGTGAACAGCATCCGCTCCGCCAGGGAGCCATGGTTCACACCGATGCGAAGGGCTTTGTTTTGATCCCGCAGCAGAGTCACCAAGGGTTCGAACGTCTCACGGATGCGCTGGCCGATGGCGGCAAATTCTTCGGAGCTGAACTCCTGGCGGTTCGGATCTGGCTTATCAAAAATGAACAGGCCGGGATTGATCCGGACTTTGTCGACGTGCTGGGCAACCTCCAGGGCGATCTTGACGCCGTTGTGGTGAACATCCGCCACAAGGGGAACGGTGCAGCCGCGTTGACGGAGCTCCTGACGGATCTGTCCCATCGCCTTGGCGTGGGCCATCGACGGCGTCGTCACCCGCACGATCTCACTTCCGGCTTCGGCCAGGCGGATGATGCCGGCTACAGCAGCCGCGATATCAAGGGTGTCCTCGTTGATCATCGACTGCACCACGATCGGGTGCTCGCTTCCCACGGGCACATCACCCACCATCACAGTGCGGGTCACACGGCGGTGGATCTGGGTGTCGTAGCGCCGATCCAGGGCAGTCATGGGGCCGGTGGTGAAGCGGATCAACGTTCGCACAGCCTGCGCCGAACCGCGTCGAGATCCTGTCTTGTCAGATCCAGAGGCGCGCCGACTGCTTTGGAGGGATTGCGCAGCAGATACGAGGGGTGAAAAATCGGCATCACAGAACGGCCATTCCAGCTCTGCCACTGACCACGAAGCTGGGTCATCCCACCCTTGATTCCAAGGATGGCCTCCACAGCGGTGGCTCCCGTCAGCACGATTACCTTTGGATGAACGGCCTCCAATTGCAGGTCAAGCCAGGCCCGGCAGGCAGCCAACTCAGCCTTTTTCGGTCGTCGGTTGTTGGGGGGCCGGCATTTGATCGCATTGCAGATATAGATGTCATGCTCGGGATCCAGATCCACGTCGCGCAGCAATTGATCGAGGGCACGTCCGGAGCGACCGACAAACGGGATTCCCTGAGCATCTTCCTGAGCCCCTGGTGCTTCACCGATCAGCATCAGATCCGCCTTTGGATTGCCGCGACTGATCACGACGGTTTGTCGGGTCGTGGCAAGGTCACAGGCTGTGCAGGCGCTGCAGGCCTGAAGAGTGGAGCCGGTCATGACGTCAAACCAGCAGAGGCCAAGGGAACAAGCAGCAACAGGGGATTGCCCTCCGGGTCGTGGACCCAGGCCTCGGCACCAAAGGGCTCAAGCCGCGCCTCATCGAGAAGCAATCCGCCACACTGCAGCGATGTGTTGAGAAGCCGCTGAAGTTCAGGAAGGGGCTCCTGAGAAGGGGGGAGCTTCAAGCAGGGTGCCAGCGCTCGGCCCCGGATAGGAAAAGGGCGCTGGCGGGAGGGCCGGTAGATCTCCAGCCGGGTGCCATCGCTGAATTCAACGATGCAGTGATGCTTCGCCACTCCAGGCTTCACGGTGGCGTGAAGCAGCTCGCTGTAGAAGCTCGCCAGCCTGGCAGGGTCTTCTGCGGCCAACACCCAGCTGATCTGCATCGCGTTCATGGGTGCTGTGAAATCAAGGTTGTCTGCGACACCATCTGCGGCAGGATGATGACGTTTTAAACGCACCGAGGGGAGGTGCGTTGCCCATGCCGCGCCCGCCAGAACTTTCCGACCGGGCTGTCGCCCTGAAACCGTCTCTGACGCTGGAAATCAGCGCCAAAGCGAAAGCACTACGCGACAGCGGCAAGGACATCTGCAGCCTCAGTGCCGGTGAACCGGACTTTGCGACGCCTCCGTTCATCGTTGAAGCGGCCCAGCGCGCTCTGGAATCCGGCTTCACCCGCTATGGCCCTGCCTCAGGCGATCCCGATCTACGTGCTGCTCTGGCCCACAAACTGAGCGTCGAAAACGGGATTCCAACCCAGCCGGAGCAGGTGCTGGTGACCAACGGTGGCAAGCAAGCCATCTACAACCTGTTCCAGGTGCTGCTCAATCCCGGCGACGAAGTGTTGGTGCCAGCGCCTTTCTGGCTGAGCTATCCCGAGATGGCGGCCCTGGCCGGGGCGAGCACCAGGATCATTCCCACCAAAGCGGAGGATGGCTTTCGCCTCGACCTTGATCTGCTGGACCAGCAGATCACCCCACGCAGCCGATTGCTGGTGATCAATTCACCTGGCAATCCCAGCGGCCAGGTGATGACACAGGCCGAACTGGAGGCACTGGCCGCTCTGGTGGCCCGTCACTCCCAGCTGATGGTGATGAGCGATGAGATCTACGAGTATCTCCTGGCCGATGGTCAGCAGCACTGCAGTTTTGCGGCCATCGCCGAAGAGATCCGCGGGCGCTGCTTCACCGTGAACGGCTTTGCCAAAGGCTGGGCGATGACCGGCTGGCGCCTCGGCTATCTGGCTGGAGATGTTGCCGTGATCAAGGCCGCTTCAGCCCTGCAGAGCCAGAGCACCAGCAATGTTTGCAGCTTTGCTCAACGGGGTGCCCTGGCGGCGATCGAAGGTCCCCGAGATTGCGTGCGCAAGATGGCAATCAGCTACAACCGCCGCCGAACCCTGCTCACTGAAGGGCTCCAGGCTCTTGAGGGCATCACCTTGACGCACCCTCAAGGGGCCTTCTACGCCTTCCCCCGCTTACCGGATGGCGTGCCCGATTCGATGGAGTTCTGCCGGCAAGCTCTGGAACTGGAAGGTCTGGCCATGGTTCCAGGCCTGGCCTTCGGCGATGACCGCTGCATTCGACTATCCTGTGCCGTAGCGGATGAGACGATTAACGATGGACTGATGCGACTCAAGCGGATGCTTGGTTCCTTCTGATCCAATTTGATCACTTCCGATTTCTGAATGTCTGTACGAGAACGCAGGGCCGTGATGGCTACCGGTTTGATTGCCGGCCTCACCCTCACGGCCAGTGTTTCCAGTTGTGGCGCACCCCAGAACGACGCCAAACAGACCGTTCTGCAGATCGGTGCCATCCCCGACCAGAACCCTGAGAAACTGAATCGCCTCTACGGCACGCTGTCTGAGGAACTCAGCGGGAAGCTGGATGTTCCAGTGCGTTACGTGCCGGTGAACAACTACGCGGCGGCGGTGAGTGCCTTCCGCAGCGGCAGTCTTGATCTGGTCTGGTTCGGTGGACTCACCGGTGTGCAGGCCAGGCTGCAGACGCCTGGAGCCCGGGTGCTGGCGCAACGGGATATCGATGCCGAATTCACAAGTGTGTTCATCGCCAATGGCGCCAGTGGGTTGCGCCCCTTCACCAGTGCCGACCAACTCGTTGAGCTGAAGGGACGCCGACTGGCCTTCGGATCGGAGAGTTCCACCTCCGGCCGTCTCATGCCCCAGTTCTTCATGGGCGAAAACGGCGTAAAACCTGAGGATCTGGCGGGGGGTGGACCTGGCTTCAGCGGAAGCCACGACGCCACCATTGCGGTGGTACAAAGCGGTGCCTACGAGGTGGGCGCCTTGAATGAGCAGGTCTGGCGCAGCAATGTGGCGGACGGCCGCATTGATCCAGGCAAGGTGTCGGTGATCTGGAGGACACCGCCCTACGTGGATTACCACTGGGTTGTACGGCCCGGTCTGGATGAGCGCTTTGGGGATGGTTTCACCGACAAGCTCCAAACCGCCTTGCTGGACTTGTCGGCCGAGACACAGAACGGCGCCGCGATTCTTGAGCTGTTCGGTGCGGAACGCTTCATCCCTGCCAAAGACGAGGACTACGTGATGATCGAAACGGTGGGTCGCCAACTCGGAAAGATCCGTTGACGGCACTGCTGGAGCTGCACCAGGCCTGCTTGAGCCAACGGCTCCAACCGATCACCCTCACCCTTCGTGCGGACCAGCGTGTGGTGTTGCTCGGTGCCAGTGGCGCCGGCAAAACCACCCTGCTGAAGCTCTGCAACGGCGCCCTAAGACCCGATGCAGGATCCGTGCACTGGTGTGGTCGCTCCCATCAGCAGCTGTCGCGGCGGCAAAGGCGCCAAATCGGCACGCTCTGGCAGGACCTGCGTCTGGTGGAGGAATTGAGCGTCATCCAGAACATCAACAGCGGTGCCCTGGGACGCCATGGTCTGTTCTGGGCGCTGCGGAACCTGCTTGGCAGCCTGGAACCGACCACCTGTCTTGCACTGATGCACCAGGTGAAACTGGAGGCCGATTTGCTTGAACAGCCCGTACGGGAGCTGTCCGGAGGGCAGCGCCAACGGGTGGCTCTGGGCCGTTTGTTGCATCAGCAGCCTGAGCTCGTGCTGGCGGACGAGCCCCTCTCCGCCCTTGATCCCAACCTCGCCGAGGACGTTCTCAACACGCTGCTTCTATCACCGGGCTGTCTGATCAGCCTGCACCGACCGGATCTGATTCACCGGTTTGACAGGGTTCTGGGGCTCCGTGATGGTGCCCTGGTGATCGATGCGGCTCCAGACACCATTCATCGGGATCAGTTGGAATGGCTCTACGCATCGACCTGAAACCAGCCCTGCCGTTGATCCCGTTGCTGCCGGGCCTGAGCCTGCTGGGCGTTCTTCTGGTGCTGTTGCGCGATGGGCACGGAGGAGGACTTGCTCTTCTGCACCAATTCGCCGCTGGAGCCCTGCGGCCATCGATCGATCCGATCGTGCTGGGCAGCTTGCTCAACGGACTCCAGATCACCCTCGTGATCGCCGTGATGGCCTGGGGCATCAGCAGCGTTCTCGGCGTCGGTCTCGGACTCCTGAGCTCAAGCACCTTCTGGGAGATCCTGGCGGGCGGGCGTTGGCCTGCCCTGGTCTTGCGCCGTTGCCTGGCCCCCCTGCGAGCTGTTCATGAATTGATCTGGGGGCTTCTGCTGCTGCAGGTGTTCGGACTGAATGGCTGGGTTGCGGTCTGCGCTATCGCCATTCCCTACACGGTTCTGATGGCGCGGGTGGTTGCCGATCAGGTGGATTGCCACGTTTCACCGGCCATCCCCGTCCTCAAAGGAGCCGGCGCCACGCCATGGGCCGTGATGCTCACTGGGCTAGTTCCTCCGCTGGCGGAGCCGATCAGTAACCACGTCGGCCACCGCCTCGATTGTGCGCTTCGTTCAACCTTGATTCTGGGTGTGTTCGGCCTCGGAGGACTGGGGACAGACCTCAGCCTCAGCCTGCGCTCGCTTCAATTTCAGGAGATGTGGAGTGGCCTTTGGTTGCTGGCCATCGCCATGGTGGTGCTCGACCGACTGCTGCGAATGCTGCGCAGCTGGTCAGGCGTACTGATTCTTCCCGTGGCCATGGCCAGCCCATGGGTCGCCATCGGCTGGGGAACACAACTGGATCTGCAGCTGGACTGGCCAGTAGCTGAGTGGTCGATGGTGGTTGGCCACCTCATCGACGGTTCCGTTGGGGTCAAGGCTGCACTGGAGATCTCCTGGCCAGCGGTGATTGGTGCCACGGTGTGGATCACCCTGATCGCCGGTTGTGTCGCCACCGGTCTTCCACCGCTGCTGTTGCTGATCTGGCCCAGCCAGGCCAGCCTGCGTCTGCAGGACGTGGTGTGGGGGACGTTTCGACTCATCCCGGCGCCTCTCAGCGCGCTGCTGCTGCTGATGCTGGCCAAACCGAGTCTGGCCCTGGCGGGTCTGGCCCTAGGGCTACACCACAGCGGTGTGATGGGTCGGGTGCTGATGGACGACATCCGCAGCACGGGATTGCACTCCGCCCAAACCATGAAGGCCTGCGGCGCCACCCGGAGGGTGAGCTGGCTTTATGGGCCCTTAGCAGATGTGAGTCGCGCTTACCTCACCTATGCGACCTACCGATTGGATGTGATCCTGCGCGACACCGCGATCATCGGCATGGTGGGGGGAGCCGGTCTGGGCTGGCAGCTGATGGAGGCCCTCAGCTCATTTCATTGGTGGTTGGTTCTCTGGATCGTGCTGATCTCCGCGCTGCTCACGCTGCTGGGTGAGAGCCTGGGGGAACGACTTCAGGGGAGCTGGAACAGCCGGGCCATGGCCTTATGAGCGGTGCGAACAATTCCCCCCGGCAGCTGATCGTGCTCGGGGACAGCGGCGTGCATGGTTGGGGGGACCGTGAAGCGGGTGGTTGGTGCCAACGACTCCGCTTGCGCTGGATGAACCTGCCCAGCACTCCGGTGGTGTACCCCCTTGGCGTTCGAGGAGACGGCCTGGAAAGGGTGGCCGCCCGCTGGCGCAGCGAGTGGTGCTGCCGCGGCGAACTGCGCCGTCAGACACCGGGCGGACTACTGCTCAGTGTTGGGCTGAATGACACCGCCCGCGTTGGCCGGATCGACGGCAGGCCCCAACTGGATGTTGAGGCCTTTTCGTTCGGCATGGGGCAACTTCTCAGTGAGATGACCCAGGAGGCGCAGGTGTTTGTGCTGGGCCTAACGGCAGTGGATGAGCACGTGATGCCCTTTGCCGGCTG
It contains:
- a CDS encoding VOC family protein; the protein is MQISWVLAAEDPARLASFYSELLHATVKPGVAKHHCIVEFSDGTRLEIYRPSRQRPFPIRGRALAPCLKLPPSQEPLPELQRLLNTSLQCGGLLLDEARLEPFGAEAWVHDPEGNPLLLLVPLASAGLTS
- a CDS encoding ATP-binding cassette domain-containing protein, producing MTALLELHQACLSQRLQPITLTLRADQRVVLLGASGAGKTTLLKLCNGALRPDAGSVHWCGRSHQQLSRRQRRQIGTLWQDLRLVEELSVIQNINSGALGRHGLFWALRNLLGSLEPTTCLALMHQVKLEADLLEQPVRELSGGQRQRVALGRLLHQQPELVLADEPLSALDPNLAEDVLNTLLLSPGCLISLHRPDLIHRFDRVLGLRDGALVIDAAPDTIHRDQLEWLYAST
- a CDS encoding S41 family peptidase, which codes for MALNQRLRSVVQSTPLLVMLGIGGVVTAMGISSPGLSLPSASGGSIRDSPKEVIDQVWQIVYRDYLDSTGTYNESAWRRLRGDLLSKSYGGTSESYEVIRGMLASLDDPYTRFLDPKQFKEMQIDTSGELMGVGIQLSLDEDTKELIVVSPIEGTPASRAGVQPKDVIVSIDGASTKGMTTEDAVKLIRGPEGTDVVLGLRRKGQVLNVPLKRARIEIHAVKAMLNTAPNGRKVGYIRLKQFNANATREMRSAIKDLESQGAEGYVLDLRSNPGGLLEASVDIARQWLNEGTIVSTRTREGIRDVRRATGSAITEKPLVVLIDQGSASASEILSGALQDNSRALLVGQKTFGKGLVQAVRGLADGSGLTVTIAKYLTPKGTDIHKNGIQPDIEAAMTEKEIKNFSIEDLGTQKDSQYRRAEGTLVKQLKRMEAGSTFQPGQANLSYALP
- a CDS encoding ABC transporter permease, producing the protein MALRIDLKPALPLIPLLPGLSLLGVLLVLLRDGHGGGLALLHQFAAGALRPSIDPIVLGSLLNGLQITLVIAVMAWGISSVLGVGLGLLSSSTFWEILAGGRWPALVLRRCLAPLRAVHELIWGLLLLQVFGLNGWVAVCAIAIPYTVLMARVVADQVDCHVSPAIPVLKGAGATPWAVMLTGLVPPLAEPISNHVGHRLDCALRSTLILGVFGLGGLGTDLSLSLRSLQFQEMWSGLWLLAIAMVVLDRLLRMLRSWSGVLILPVAMASPWVAIGWGTQLDLQLDWPVAEWSMVVGHLIDGSVGVKAALEISWPAVIGATVWITLIAGCVATGLPPLLLLIWPSQASLRLQDVVWGTFRLIPAPLSALLLLMLAKPSLALAGLALGLHHSGVMGRVLMDDIRSTGLHSAQTMKACGATRRVSWLYGPLADVSRAYLTYATYRLDVILRDTAIIGMVGGAGLGWQLMEALSSFHWWLVLWIVLISALLTLLGESLGERLQGSWNSRAMAL
- a CDS encoding pyridoxal phosphate-dependent aminotransferase, whose translation is MPRPPELSDRAVALKPSLTLEISAKAKALRDSGKDICSLSAGEPDFATPPFIVEAAQRALESGFTRYGPASGDPDLRAALAHKLSVENGIPTQPEQVLVTNGGKQAIYNLFQVLLNPGDEVLVPAPFWLSYPEMAALAGASTRIIPTKAEDGFRLDLDLLDQQITPRSRLLVINSPGNPSGQVMTQAELEALAALVARHSQLMVMSDEIYEYLLADGQQHCSFAAIAEEIRGRCFTVNGFAKGWAMTGWRLGYLAGDVAVIKAASALQSQSTSNVCSFAQRGALAAIEGPRDCVRKMAISYNRRRTLLTEGLQALEGITLTHPQGAFYAFPRLPDGVPDSMEFCRQALELEGLAMVPGLAFGDDRCIRLSCAVADETINDGLMRLKRMLGSF
- a CDS encoding uracil-DNA glycosylase, giving the protein MTGSTLQACSACTACDLATTRQTVVISRGNPKADLMLIGEAPGAQEDAQGIPFVGRSGRALDQLLRDVDLDPEHDIYICNAIKCRPPNNRRPKKAELAACRAWLDLQLEAVHPKVIVLTGATAVEAILGIKGGMTQLRGQWQSWNGRSVMPIFHPSYLLRNPSKAVGAPLDLTRQDLDAVRRRLCER
- the ispG gene encoding (E)-4-hydroxy-3-methylbut-2-enyl-diphosphate synthase; amino-acid sequence: MTALDRRYDTQIHRRVTRTVMVGDVPVGSEHPIVVQSMINEDTLDIAAAVAGIIRLAEAGSEIVRVTTPSMAHAKAMGQIRQELRQRGCTVPLVADVHHNGVKIALEVAQHVDKVRINPGLFIFDKPDPNRQEFSSEEFAAIGQRIRETFEPLVTLLRDQNKALRIGVNHGSLAERMLFTYGDTPEGMVESAMEFVRICHELDFHNILISMKASRAPVMLAAYRLMADTMDKEGFNYPLHLGVTEAGDGDYGRIKSTAGIATLLADGLGDTLRVSLTEAPEKEIPVCYSILQSLGLRKTMVEYVACPSCGRTLFNLEEVLHKVRNATSHLTGLDIAVMGCIVNGPGEMADADYGYVGKTPGVISLYRGRDEIRKVPEAEGVEALIQLIKEDGRWVDPS
- a CDS encoding GDSL-type esterase/lipase family protein is translated as MSGANNSPRQLIVLGDSGVHGWGDREAGGWCQRLRLRWMNLPSTPVVYPLGVRGDGLERVAARWRSEWCCRGELRRQTPGGLLLSVGLNDTARVGRIDGRPQLDVEAFSFGMGQLLSEMTQEAQVFVLGLTAVDEHVMPFAGCLWYGNRQIAATETVMAEQCREADVPFLSLHQGMLEEPDWLTWMEPDGIHLNADGHRWVDQRLNQWEPLQTWAGLSPINTSTPISM
- a CDS encoding putative selenate ABC transporter substrate-binding protein; translation: MSVRERRAVMATGLIAGLTLTASVSSCGAPQNDAKQTVLQIGAIPDQNPEKLNRLYGTLSEELSGKLDVPVRYVPVNNYAAAVSAFRSGSLDLVWFGGLTGVQARLQTPGARVLAQRDIDAEFTSVFIANGASGLRPFTSADQLVELKGRRLAFGSESSTSGRLMPQFFMGENGVKPEDLAGGGPGFSGSHDATIAVVQSGAYEVGALNEQVWRSNVADGRIDPGKVSVIWRTPPYVDYHWVVRPGLDERFGDGFTDKLQTALLDLSAETQNGAAILELFGAERFIPAKDEDYVMIETVGRQLGKIR